The following DNA comes from Deltaproteobacteria bacterium.
CAGAGTTCTCGAAACAGCTTCCAAACGCACCACTTTCTACCTCCTGACCGGTTATAACCTGCAGGACATAAGTCTGTCCTCCGGCAACAGACAGACTATCCGAATCAATAGGAGTTTTACCTCCCTGGAATTCTACAGGCGAGCCTGCGAGGGAGTACTGCTGACCATCGTCACCGAGCGCAGCACAGCCGAATGTGCCATCGACCAATCCTGCTCCGGTGCCGTTATAACAATTACAATCCGCGAAAAACCAATTGAGCGGATCGGGGTCTGTTATGTTTATAGCGCAAACCACCGTATAGTTGTCACATGCGACAAGCAGAGGATCATTCGGATTGAATACCTGAAAGTCGTAAGAAACAGAACTACTCAAGGTAGGCGTGAATGAAGCGCTCTGAAAAACAGATACATTGGTTTCAGTTGACTGTCCAATCAGCGATGTAGTGGCCAAATTAGTAGCTATACCCCCGCCATATGTACCGGACGGGGAATTATCATCGTCGGAATATACGAGAGCCTGGAATAAATCAGCGTCCGAATCGGCACAATCAGGATTGTCCGGGTCGTCGCAAGGAGGAACGGGGACAGGCGGGTTAAAATCACCCTCGGTGACTATATCCGTGTTACCCTGCGTTGCACCCCAATCGGCAGATCCATTCTGGAAGCTTCCATTGGCGATAATGTTATCGAAGAATATATCGTCGAAACATACGCCGACTCTGGTGTATGTATTTATACCATATAGATAGTCAGCTGAATCGAGCATATACATAGTGCCGGCCAGGAAATTATAATCTATAGCCTGGTCGGGCGAAGGACACTCGTCAACGGCAGTAATTGTTACGAACCCTTCTTTGCCCTGAAGAATGGTGTCGTCGGGGGTATCGCCCTCGTTATCTACAAGGTTGCCAAAGTCATAAACGTGTGTGTCCTCTACTGTATAAACATCACAGAAGTCTCTGATTTCAACACAATTTTCGTCCAGGATACGGACATGAACATTCACAAAAGGCACGCCGAAAATATCAGTTTCGGGCCCTTCATCATAATTGGTAACCTGAATGTATGTGTTTCTGCCGTTTTTCTGGCTCCACCACGTTATGAGCTGAGCGCCCACTTCGTTGGTAGGCCTCAGGTGAAAAACATCAGTGAAATCAACATGCTGCCAATCAAGCCCAGCCACGTTAGCGCCACCGAAACCTTCGACCGTCCCTATAAGGGCAGCCGAAAAATCAGGCGGTGCGGTTGAAACCGGGTCAATTTGGGTATCTAACCAACCGTTAGTTACCGGCACACCCGGGCAGAACTGCAAATCAGTGCCGGGCTGTCCTTTAGCCTGGTCTTGAAGACCGAAGCCGAAAAGGACAAGCATTAATACAGCAATCAATGAAAACCTTAACTTGCTTATCATTAATTTATCCTCCTTTTTTAAATTTATTTCGTGTTTGAAATTCATTGTTGTTTATCCTTAGAGCAGCTCGAAGCTAACTCCCCACCAGGAATCCATGGAGCCCGTGCCGTTTCCGTTGTTGAGCCCGAGATAGCCGACGAAGAAAACGTCGAAGAAAAACTCACCAGTGGTTGTGTCACAAACAGTAGGGTCAGTGCAAACATGGGTTATAAACGGTAGAAGTAGCCAACCCGCGTTATTCCCTTCGTTCAAGATGCTCGCGTTACAAATTCTCGGATATCCCTGGCTGTTCGGAATAGAATTATCTATACCTTTGTTCAGGCTGGTAGGGCCTCCTTCAACACAGGCAAATATCGCCGGGCTGCAGGATATAGGAAACTCATTCGCATCGAATATAAAGTTCTGAAAAGATATAGACTCGCCGAACTGGGTACCCAGATTCGGGGAAGCGAAGGTCTGAATGCTGTCTATAGATGCGTAAGTAAGACCGACAACATCCGACAGGTTGTTTCCGTTTACGTCGTTGAAGTTGAGGACATAATCCGCAAAGTCGTCAAAATCAAAAAATTCCGTGTCCGCGGCGTTAGTCCTGTATTCATAACCCGAATCGTCTATTACCCTGAACATTCCGATTATCGATCCGGATGGGCCGGAAAAAGCCGATACCGTAACGAATCCCGTAGTCCCTGAAAGACTAGGGTTACCGGGCAGATTTTCGACATCATAAATGTTGGTATCACCAGGCGTCAATAAATCAAAAAAGTCCACCTCGTTACAGTTCTCGCTGGCATTCCATACCTGAACGTGAATGTCAACAAAGTCATCCGACGTGTTCGTCACCTGTATAAATGTCGATCTGCCGATAGTGTCGTAGAAATTAACCAGTCTGTCCACACCGGTGTCGGTTTGATCAATCGGCTCAAAAAATGCCGAACTTCCGGCAAATGCCTGCATTGGCACAACCAGCATCAAAGCAAGCACCAGTGAATACTTAATCTTGGATATAATATCCTGTAGCATTGAACCTCTCCTCCTTGTTTTGATATTGTTTATTGTATTTCCTTTTTGCATAAAAGAATCCTCCTTCAAAGTTTTACTCTAAACAGCAATGAAAATCGCTCTGGATTTGTTCTTTCAGGCAACCTCCATCTCCTCAAACAAACAATTAAATACAAATACTCAAAAGATAGTCATACAAATTCACAACTGCACAGAATTACAACACAGAAAAAGGTTAATGTCAAGTCCTTTTCTCAGGCGTAAGGAGAGAAAAATGTGGACCAGTGACATCACGTTCCTTCCTCCTTTAAAATTAAAGCAATTACATCATAAATAATACACCTTGTCAAGACTTTCCGGCAACAGAAGAAATTTAAGGCCGGCGCCCGCCAGGCCGCTTGAAAAACAGGCGCACAACGCCGGTCCAAACAACGGGTCTTCATACAATATCACTCATAATAGTAACGAGGCTCGGTCCTTTCGGACTCGCATACTTCCCTTACCTCGTCTTTTACGAGCCTGCCCTCCTGCCATACGCGTTCCCGAACCTTATTGCACCTGGTTTCTTCGTCGTACCCGACCGGAGAAGCCTCGACCCTCTGAAAACCGTCATTACTCTGATAAACGACCGGCCTTCCCTCGGCCGCGGCTTCACGGGAAGCCCTCTGCGATATTTCAGTTACCGTGCCCCCGAGCACTCCTCCGAGAAGACCTCCGATTAACGCGCCGCGCCATCTATTGTCGTTATCTATAAGAAGACCGGCCACGGAACCCACCGCGGCCCCAGCGGCCGCGCCCTGTGTGGTTGCGGGGGAAGGCCCCGTACCCGCCGCGCATGACGAAAGCACGAGCGGCGCCGAGGCGAGTGAAAATAACATGGTAAAACCCATTAAAGCGGATAAATATTTTTCTTTCATTCGTAACCCCTTCCTTCTTTTCCTAAAAACCTAGCACACGGTTATCGTATTTTCTATAACTTTTTTACCCCTGGAATCCTAAGCCGGAAAAAACCTTTTGTCATATTTCACTTAAAAACAGCTATCAGCCAGGACTTTGTAGTATATATAAAATAGATTATATATATTCAGTCCCTCAGTTTAACTCGACACAAAAGAACATTTGGAGGAAAAATCTGTTAGAATTATTACATTATCATAAAAGCCCCGGAGCAATAACCCGGAAATCGTGAAATGAATTTGAAAACGCACCGCCGGAATTACCATACATACCGGGTTATTATTTGATTGCCCGCGTGTATGGTGTGATAATATTTAGAAAAACCGATCTATAGAAACTGAAGGAGAGCAAATTTTGAAAAGATTTTCCAATTCGCTAAAACAACTTTTCGTCGTATCAGCGTTACTCGTATCCATAACGTACATACTCCTTTTCTCGCCGAGCCTCGGGAATTTCGGACAAAAGGCCGAAGCCGATAATCTCAATATTACGAATGTCGTGATGCAGTATGTGAAAAGGTATTACGTCGATAAATCCGTAATCGATCCCAAACATATGCTCATAGAGGGACTCGGAAGACTGGAGCAGATAGTGGATCAGGTGCTGGTTGATTTCCCTGGCGGGGAAGACGGCGGAGAATTCGAAGTTCAGGTAGTCGACGAAAAAGCGGTATTCGATATGAGCGGAGTAAGGGATCTGGATGACGTGACCAAAACAATGGAGCAGGTATTCACATTCATAAGCCCCCATATGTCGCCCAATGATCCGGAGATAAGCGAAATAGAATATTCAGTCCTCGACAAAATGCTAAGCTCTCTCGACCAGCACTCGAGCATAATAACCCCTCAGGTATATAAGGAATTCATGATAGAGACCGAAGGGAGCTTCGGAGGGCTCGGAATAGTAATAGGCGTGAGGGACGGGGAGCTGACAGTAATTTCACCAATAGAAGGAACCCCGGCATACCGCATTGGAATAAAACCTAACGACAAGATAGTCCAGATCGAAAATGAATCGACCATAAATATGTCTCTCATAGAGGCTGTAAGTAAACTAAGGGGCCGTAAAGGCACGGAGGTATCCATCCACGTAATGAGGGACAGTTTTAACTCCCCCCGGGAATTTAAAATAGTGCGCGATACCATTGTAATAGAGAGCGTTGAGACTTTTGAGCTTGACGGCGGCATCAAATACGTGAGGATCAGGGACTTCCAAAAAAATACGCTCGACAGCATTATTCAAAATATCAAAGACGACACAGACAATGCCAGGGGCATGATTCTTGACCTGAGGGGCAACCCGGGCGGTTTGCTCGACCAGGCGGAGAGAATCTCCGATCTGTTCCTGACCAGCGGCGTTATAGTTACAACGAAAATAGGCAATTCCGCGAAAAGATACCACGCAAACGATAAGGACCATCAGTTCGGCGGAAATATCGTCGTGCTCGTCGATTCCGGAAGCGCAAGCGCTTCGGAGATCGTGGCGGGAGCGTTAAAGAACAACGAAAGAGCCATCGTAATAGGGGAAAGAACTTTCGGCAAGGGGTCCGTACAGCAAATATTCGATCTGAACGACGGATCGGCGCTTAAACTTACAATTGCTCAGTACCTCACTCCGGGCGACATATCAATACAGGATGTAGGGGTTACGCCGGATATCATTCTCCACCCGGCGATAATCAACGACGAATTGATAACATTTCACCCCAACCCCGATAACCGTCTGAACAAACCGGACAAAAAAGGGAAAAAAGAGAGCATAAACCTGGATAAGCCTACATATTCCATTACTTATCTTGATAACAGGGTAATCGACAATGAAGGGGAACCGACCCCTGAAGAGGCCCTAAGCAAAGAGGAAAGAAGACAAAAGCTGGAAGAAGACTTCTACGTCTCCCTCGCAAGAGAAATCATCCAGTCCTCAAGCGAACCTTCCAGGAATCAGTCCCTGGGAGAAATTCAGGTCGGCATTACGGAGATTTCCAAGAAAGAGGAAAACAAGATAGTGGACAAATGGCGGCTTATGGGAGTGGACTGGTCATACGAAAAAGTTAAGCCGTCCAAACCCTCCATTTCAGTTTCTGTTACCCCTGAGAAGCCGCAGGGAAAAGCCGGGGGCGAGATCGAGGCTACAGTCGAGGTTGAAAACACGGGCACAGAACCGCTTTACAGATTATTAGCTACGACCAAATCCGAAAACCCGGTTTTCGAAGGAAAGGATCTAATATTCGGCAAACTCAACCCGGGCGAAAAGAAATCTTGGAGCACGAAATTCGAGATACCCAAGTGGAGTCTTACCAGGGACGATCTCGTCACGCTTGAATTCGAGGACGCAAACAAATCATCGATACCGGATTTCAGCTTCAATCTGGATACGTCCGGGCTCGACAGACCCCTTTACGCGTTTAATTACGAGATAGTCGACGACGGCAGGTACGGCTCATCGGGCAACGGTAACAGCATTCCGGAAACGGGCGAGAAAATCGCCCTTCATGTACGGGTGAAAAATATCGGCCCGGGGGCATCGGAAAAAACGATCATAAGCCTTAAGAATAATTCCGGGGACAACGTTTTTCTTGAGAAGGGGAGAGCGGAAATTGAGAACCTTGCGCCCGGAGGAATCAAGGACGCAAGCTTTATATTTTCTGTAAACGGTCCCGACTCATTGATAGAAGTCGAACTTCAAATTATGGATGACATTTTCAAGGAAGGGCTGTTCAGCAATTTATTGATCCCTGAGAACAAACCCGGCGCCGATTTCTCAAAAGAAAAACTGCGCGTTACAGTTCCCGGGGGTAATGTATTTATCAGGGGGGGTAGTTTTAAGGAAGCCCCTATTATAGCGATGTCTGAGACGGGCGCAGCATTCAGCAGCATTGGACAGAACGGGAAATGGATAAAGATTAACCTCGATGAGAACAGAGCCGGCTGGATAAGAAGCGACAAGGTCCGGATTTCAAAGCCGCTTAGCTCGCAAGGGGAATCAGACAGCGCCCTCTACCAGGAAATTTTCGAGGCCCCGCCAATAATCAGCGTCACAGGTCCGCCCATCTCCACAAATTCTCATATCATCACACTAACCGGTGACGTAAACGACAAGGACGGTATAGAGCTTGTCTCAGTATTCCTGGGAGAAGACAAGGTCGCGCTCCTGCCTTCGACAAAAACCGAAGTGCCTGTGTCTCTTGAGCTTAAACTTGAGAACGAGATAAATCTTATAACGATAATTGCCAAAGATTCCAAGGGACTTCTGTCAAAGCAAAGCTTCGTAGTTAGAAAAGAAGGTTAAAAGGATAGCCGGGCTTGATTGGCAAATTTATTCTAAGCCGCGCCCTGACCGGAATCTTCGTTGTGCTGGCGGTAGCGACTATAACGTTTTTTCTCCTGAGAACACTGCCGGGAGGCCCTTTCGACACCGAAAAAAAGCTTCCGCCACTGATCAAAAAAAACATTGAGGCCAAGTACAGTCTCAATAAGCCCCTCGTAGAACAGTACCTTACTTATCTGGCAAACGTGACACGCGGCGACTTCGGCCCATCCTACAAATACATAGACAGGTCTGTAAACGATATAATCAGGGAAACCCTCCCTGTATCCGTTCAGCTTGGACTGATAAGCCTGTTTTTTGCTATAGCGCTCGGAACCATGATAGGGGTATTATCCGCAACAAGACCCGGGGGGATTTTTGATTTCTTTTCCGTCTCAATCGCAACGGCTCTGGTATCGGTTCCGAATTTTGTCGTAGGAGCTTTATTAATCTACCTGTTTTCGGTCAAGCTCAGGTGGCTTCCCGCCGCGCTCTGGGGAGGGCCGTCGCACATTCTTCTGCCCGCGCTCACCCTCGCCGCAGGCCCTGCGGCCTACCTCGCACGCCTTATAAGAGCGAGCATGCTCGATACCTCACAAGCCCTCTTCATAAGAACGGCCCGGGCAAAGGGACTCAGCAGTTTTCAAGTAACAACAAAACACATACTTAGAAACGCGTTGATACCCGTAGTTACGGTACTGGGTCCGATAACCGCGTTTCTCGTTACCGGATCTTTCGTCGTGGAATATATATTCGCCATACCGGGAATCGGGAGATTTTTTGTCCTCGCAGTATCTAACCGCGACTACCCGCTGGTGATGGGAATTACTATCGTATATACCATAATGCTGGTACTGGCCAATCTTGTTGTTGACATATTCTACGTAATACTCGACCCGCGCATAGAATTCGACAAGGGCGGAATCTAGTTGACAAGAAACATTAAGCTCGTCATAGAGTACGAAGGAACAAACTATCTCGGATGGCAGAGACAGCCGCACGGTTTAACTATACAGGAAGTAATAGAAACTTCCCTTGAGCGCATTACCGAGGAGAACATAAAGGTTATAGGCTCGGGGAGGACGGATTCGGGTGTCCACGCCCTGGGTCAGGTCGCAAATTTCAAAACCCGGAGCAGGTTGAGCACGGAGGACTTTCAAAAAGGGCTGAATTCGATGCTCCCCAAAGATATAGCCATAATTCAGGCGGGAGAGGCGGATGCCGAATTCCACGCACAATTTTCGGCCAAGAGCAAGGTTTACGTATATAGAATCCTGAACCGCGATTTTCCCTCTGCTCTCCTGAGAAAAAGAGCCTGGTTTATCCCGTATCCGCTCGATACAAAACTGATGAATGAAGCCGTATTAATGCTTAAAGGAGAGCATGACTTCAGGGCGTTTGCTCTAACCGGAGCGGAAGTCAAATCAACAGTGAGAACGGTTCAGGATGCCGCGATAGAAATGCAAAACGGTTTACTGGAATTCCGGATCGAGGCCAATGGCTTCCTTAAAAGAATGGTAAGGCTTATAGTGGGGACTCTGGTGCAGGTAGGAAAGCAAAAGATAACACCCGTACAGTTTCGGGATATCCTGGCGGCGGGGGAGAAAATGAGATACGTATACTCAGCCCCTCCGTGTGGACTCTACTTAAAAGAGGTGAAGTATTGAATATTGTATAATCTTCGACTTGAATTAATGCGTCAATATTATAATCAGGAGACAAACGTATGAAGATTCTTAAATTCGAAGCGGATAATAAACAGGTTTACTACGGTGTCCTGGAGGAAACGGTTATCAAAGAGATCGAGGGCGATATCTTCGCGGAATACAGGGTAACGGACAAAACACACAGCCCGGAGGATATAAAATGGCTACCGCCTACCAGCCCGACAAAGATCGTGGCCGTAGGGCTGAATTACAGGGATCACGCCGAGGAGATGGATAAGGCTTTACCTGAAGAGCCCAGAATCTTCCTCAAACCCGGAACCTCGGCAATCGGACACGGAGATAACATAAACTATCCCGGACATATGTCCTCACACGTGGACTACGAAGGGGAGCTCGCGGTAGTTATAAAGAAAAAAGCGAGCGGAATCAAGGAGTCCGAAGCGCTCGATTATGTGCTCGGTTACACATGCCTGAACGATATTACTGCAAGAGACCTGCAGGCAAGAGACATCCAATTCACAAGAGCAAAGGGTTTCAACACATTCGCTCCGTTCGGGCCTGTTATCGAGACAGAAATCGATCCGGGCGATCTGGAAATCTCGACCTATTTAAACGGCGAAAGAAAGCAGCACTCGAGAACTTCCAACCTGCTTTTCAATATTCCTACACTGATTAATTTCATCTCGAGCGTCATGACACTCCTGCCGGGGGACTTGATATCAACAGGCACACCTTCCGGAGTGGGACCGATAAAAAGCGGTGACAAGGTAGAGGTCGAAATCGAGGGGATAGGAACACTCACCAACTTCGTGAAATGAAATTCGGGAGCTTGAATGATCCGAATTCGTAATTGCGGCATTAATTGCCACTCAGAATCGCTCTGGCTTCCTTTACGTCGTTGGCGTCTTTTGAGTTTAGAGCTTCCAGCGCTTGCTCGCGCGCTTTATCCTTCTCGCCAAGCGCCAGATAAACCTTTGCCAAATAAATTCGAGCCTTTGAAAATCCGGGTCTTATTCTCAATGCCTTCTGTAGCGATTTCTCCGCGAGCCTGTATTTATCAGCCGAATTCTCCCGCCCGGCCTGGTAAAAGTAAATCCCCCCTAGGAGATAGTGCGCGTTAGGATTTCCGGGATTTAACTGAGTGGATTGCTCAAAATACCTCCTGGAATTCGATAAATCATTCTTTGCCAAAAAGATATAGCCCATGTAATAGTTAAAATCACCCTCGTATTCGGGGTTATAATTAAGGGCAGCCTTGAACGACTTTTCCGCCTTGTTATAATCACCTTTATCAATATAAGAAACCCCGAGTCCGTGGGCCGCAAGCGACTTACCCCGATTGTCGCCGCTAAATTCAGGGCTGAGCGCCTTTTGAAATTGCCGAATAGCCTCGTCTGTTCTACCGGCATTCCTCAGCTGATCTCCGTAATTTAACAGTGGTGCCATCTGACCGGGGGATTTACGGGCCGCGTGTTCCCAGAAAATAAAGTTGTCTTTCCATACTTCCTGACCCCTGACGGTCACGAAAACAAATGACGCGAATAAAACTCCCCCCGCCGCCCAGCCGACCCATTTGAGCCTGCTCCTGATCCCCGCCTGAATCAGCAAGTAACCTAGCAAGAGGCAGTAACCGGCCGAGGGAACATACGTAAACCTCTCCGCATATCGCGTAATGGCCAGGGGATAAAGAGCGATCATTACGGCCGGACCGAGCGTGGCGAAAACCCACAGTATCGAGAAAGCCGTAATATTCTCTTTTTTTCTGAATGAAACAACAAACGCGAGAGAGGCCGCCCCTATCAATAATAAAGAAAGAATCAAATGAATGGCCCCGCCCCCGGTAATGGTGCCTATGAAGTGGTTCAGGTCATAGGGGTAAAGAAATTTCTTCACATAAAACAGATACGTATTAAGGAATATGTTGACAGACTCCCATAGTCCGGCTGGTCCGTGGATGATTTGAAAATCGCCCTTCCCCAGGAGATCGGCAAAGCTCACGAATCCCCTGGATCTCATATATATATAAAAAGCCAAGATAGATCCGAGAATGAGGTATTTAAATATATTCACGCGCTTGAATAATTTTCTGCTTATTAGATCGAAACCCACAACAAGAATCGGAAAAGAAAAAGCCACCTCCTTGGACAAGAAAGAGAGGTAAAGGAAAAAGCCCGCAAGGACTATAAATAAAATATTTCTGTAGGAATATATGTAAAATATAAGGCAGAGCAAAAAAAACAACGCCGCGAGTATATCCCCCCTGGCGGCAATAAAAGAAACCGATTCAACGTGAAGGGGATAGACCGCGAACAACATACACGAGAGAAACGCCTCCTTGTCCCCCCGGCCCCTCCCTAATTCTCTGAACAGTAGAAGAATTAAAAAATAAAGGAGAACCGTCGTTACGGAATGTAAAACAACATTGGTTAAATGAAATCCGCGGGGCGATCCGTTCCATATTTTGTTGTCTATATCCAGAGAGGCTCCATAAACGGGTCTGAAGTATTTGCCTCTCTTCCCTTTTTTCTCTTTAGGAATGAATTTGTTGAATTTCGTCCAGGAGGAATAATGGTTATTGGCTGCTTTCTCAACATAAGAGTTATCATCCCAAACCAGCCCGTTATGTATAGACGGGATGAATACGGCAAAAGAAATAATAAACAATAAAAGTGCCGCAAAAGCCCTGTGCGTGAAAATAGTTTTAATCCTTCCGTACTCTCCGAGCGTCCCGGAAGGGGGATGCTCAGGGCCAGTATCCGATATATCTTTTTTAGCTTTCTTCCCTTTTTTCCCGCTCATATAAAAAACTCGCTTCAGTTTTCGGTCTCCAGTATCTTCCTGGCCTTACGTGCGGTTGAATCCGTGAGCCCGCTTTTTAAAGCAAGCTCGGCATAACTTTTTGCTTTTTCCGTATCGTCGAGCTCGACGAAGACCATCGCCAGCAATAAATACGCTTTCCCATAACCGGGACGCAGTTCGAGCGCCCTTTTCAGGTAATCCTCCGAAACCCCGTAGTATGAATTCTCATTCTCCGAGTACCCCTTCATGTAGTTAACAAGTCCGAGGTGATAGTTCGTTTTATAGTAATCGGGATCATAGGCATAAGCTCTCAAAAACCAATTCTCGGCACTTCGAAGATCTTCTTTATTAATATATACAACTCCAATGTTATTTGCCGTAACCGACATTGCCTCATTACTTGCATCGACACCGCTGCCAAAATTTTTAAGAAGCTCTTTCAGCGCTTCGTCCTCTCTGCCCGCATCAAGAAGTGCCATTCCGTAATTTATATGAGGTATAGGGCTTGTCGCGGATTTCCTCGATGTATCCTCCCAGAGGGAGAGCCTGTCATTCCACACACCCTGCCTTTGAACAGTAAAGAATAGATACACCGCCAGGAGTAAGGACGCAAAAACCCATGAAGCCCTGTTTGTCAGGATTCCGCTCCCCGGTCGAAAAATATAATAGCCTAATAAAATACACAGGCCCGCAGACGGAATATAAAGATACCTTTCGGCTGCGGGCGTTGAGGCTAAATCGAATAAAGACACGAGTACCGAGGGAATTAACGTAATAAGAATCCACAGGATGGAAAAAGCCGTAATCCCTCTATATTTCACCGCTGAAATGAATGCTGTAATGAGCAGCATCGCGAGAACGGCAAGCGACGAAATTATATAGTAAAAACCGTGCGGCACTGATTCAATAAACGCGTTGAACTCAAACGGGAAGATGAGCTTCTTGAAGTAAAGGAAATACGAGCCCAGTATTACCTTAATTACGCCTGTAATTTCCGGTAATGCTCCTGCGCCCGGCGACACGTAGGACTCAGGCGCTATTCTCCCGCCGGAAAGCTCGGGAATATTCACAAAACCCCTCCCCCTTAAATAGATGTAAAGTAGCAAAAGGCCAGTATAGACCCCATATCTCGGTATACTGCTGAACCTCGCGAGCCTTCCGGTGAGAAAATCCAATATAAGAACAGTAAGGGGGAAAATAACGGCTACCTCTTTAGAGAGCAGCGAAAGCGAAAATCCGACCGCCGCAACAAAAAGGAGATACATATGTTTGAAAGAGAGAATATGAGCTATAAAAGCGAGAAAGAAAAAGAGCCCGCATATCACATCGGTTCTGCCGGAAACCCATGAGACGGACTCCACGTGCATAGGGTAAAAGGCAAAAAGCAATGCCGAGACGAAAGCCGCAGAATGGTATCTTCCGATTTGAAATTCCTTTAACAGGAGCAAAACCAGCAAATAAAAAAGAACGGTCGAAAACGCGTTAAATATTATATTGCTTAAATGAAATCCCAGAGGGGATACCCCCCAGACCCCCTTATCCAGAACCATGGATGCGTAAATTAACGGACGATAATAGAGAGCTTTCTTTTCCTCTCTCTCACCGGGAATTATTATCGAGCTTATGCTTGAGGCCTGAAAAGCGAAGTAACTGTTTTCGATCGTCTCGACGTCGTCCCAGACGAAATCACTGCCGGCCGAGGGGATATATATACCGAGCGAGACGAGGAACAAAAAAAGTGAAACGAGCCATTTCTTCTGGAGTAATCTCATACTATCCGTATGTCGGATAACGCCTCCCCGTTCAGGGGGGAATTTTTTTCTATCAACGAATTAAGACTATTCTACGCTCAAGCCGCCTTATTTCAAACTTCGGATCACCTGAGAAAGGGACTTCCCCTATATATCTACGGTGGGTAAAATACGATGCGTTTAAATTCAGGAAAAAGGAGAGATAGATTGCCTAAGGTACTTGTGCTTCCGGGCGACGGAATCGGAGTTGAAGTTACTAACGTGAGTCTGGACATACTTAAAATCATCGGAGAAAAATACAACACCGATTTCGAGACGAAAACCGCTCTCTTCGGCGGGAGCTCGATCGACGAGAGAGGGGTGCCGGTAACAAAAGAGGTGCTTGAGAAAGCGAAAACCTCGGACGCAGTGTTAATGGGAGCTGTCGGCGGACCGAAATGGGAGAATCTCGAGCACGAGAAAAAACCCGAAAGCGGTCTCCTGGCGCTCAGAAAGGAACTGGACGCATTCGCCAACCTCAGACCCGCGGTCGTCTATTCCGCTCTTGCCGACGCCTCGACATTAAAGAGAGAAGTGGTCGAAGGGACGGACATAATGGTAGTGCGGGAACTCACGGGCGGAATATATTTCGGCACGCCGCGCGGGATAGAAAATATATCCGAGACTGAACAAAAAGGCTTCAACACACTCGTTTACACCACAGGGGAGATCGAAAGAATAGCAAGGGTCGCTTTCGATATAGCGAGGAAGAGGAAAAAGAAAGTGACTTCGATCGATAAAGCGAACGTTCTCGAGGTTATGCAGCTCTGGAGGACTGTCGTAAGCAGGATTCAAAAGACGGAATACCCGGATGTGGAGCTTGAGCACCTCTATGTGGATAACGCGGCCATGCAGCTTATCAGGAGGCCCGGGAGCTTTGATGTAATGCT
Coding sequences within:
- a CDS encoding glycine zipper 2TM domain-containing protein; translation: MKEKYLSALMGFTMLFSLASAPLVLSSCAAGTGPSPATTQGAAAGAAVGSVAGLLIDNDNRWRGALIGGLLGGVLGGTVTEISQRASREAAAEGRPVVYQSNDGFQRVEASPVGYDEETRCNKVRERVWQEGRLVKDEVREVCESERTEPRYYYE
- a CDS encoding MXAN_5808 family serine peptidase — encoded protein: MKRFSNSLKQLFVVSALLVSITYILLFSPSLGNFGQKAEADNLNITNVVMQYVKRYYVDKSVIDPKHMLIEGLGRLEQIVDQVLVDFPGGEDGGEFEVQVVDEKAVFDMSGVRDLDDVTKTMEQVFTFISPHMSPNDPEISEIEYSVLDKMLSSLDQHSSIITPQVYKEFMIETEGSFGGLGIVIGVRDGELTVISPIEGTPAYRIGIKPNDKIVQIENESTINMSLIEAVSKLRGRKGTEVSIHVMRDSFNSPREFKIVRDTIVIESVETFELDGGIKYVRIRDFQKNTLDSIIQNIKDDTDNARGMILDLRGNPGGLLDQAERISDLFLTSGVIVTTKIGNSAKRYHANDKDHQFGGNIVVLVDSGSASASEIVAGALKNNERAIVIGERTFGKGSVQQIFDLNDGSALKLTIAQYLTPGDISIQDVGVTPDIILHPAIINDELITFHPNPDNRLNKPDKKGKKESINLDKPTYSITYLDNRVIDNEGEPTPEEALSKEERRQKLEEDFYVSLAREIIQSSSEPSRNQSLGEIQVGITEISKKEENKIVDKWRLMGVDWSYEKVKPSKPSISVSVTPEKPQGKAGGEIEATVEVENTGTEPLYRLLATTKSENPVFEGKDLIFGKLNPGEKKSWSTKFEIPKWSLTRDDLVTLEFEDANKSSIPDFSFNLDTSGLDRPLYAFNYEIVDDGRYGSSGNGNSIPETGEKIALHVRVKNIGPGASEKTIISLKNNSGDNVFLEKGRAEIENLAPGGIKDASFIFSVNGPDSLIEVELQIMDDIFKEGLFSNLLIPENKPGADFSKEKLRVTVPGGNVFIRGGSFKEAPIIAMSETGAAFSSIGQNGKWIKINLDENRAGWIRSDKVRISKPLSSQGESDSALYQEIFEAPPIISVTGPPISTNSHIITLTGDVNDKDGIELVSVFLGEDKVALLPSTKTEVPVSLELKLENEINLITIIAKDSKGLLSKQSFVVRKEG
- a CDS encoding ABC transporter permease translates to MIGKFILSRALTGIFVVLAVATITFFLLRTLPGGPFDTEKKLPPLIKKNIEAKYSLNKPLVEQYLTYLANVTRGDFGPSYKYIDRSVNDIIRETLPVSVQLGLISLFFAIALGTMIGVLSATRPGGIFDFFSVSIATALVSVPNFVVGALLIYLFSVKLRWLPAALWGGPSHILLPALTLAAGPAAYLARLIRASMLDTSQALFIRTARAKGLSSFQVTTKHILRNALIPVVTVLGPITAFLVTGSFVVEYIFAIPGIGRFFVLAVSNRDYPLVMGITIVYTIMLVLANLVVDIFYVILDPRIEFDKGGI
- the truA gene encoding tRNA pseudouridine(38-40) synthase TruA gives rise to the protein MTRNIKLVIEYEGTNYLGWQRQPHGLTIQEVIETSLERITEENIKVIGSGRTDSGVHALGQVANFKTRSRLSTEDFQKGLNSMLPKDIAIIQAGEADAEFHAQFSAKSKVYVYRILNRDFPSALLRKRAWFIPYPLDTKLMNEAVLMLKGEHDFRAFALTGAEVKSTVRTVQDAAIEMQNGLLEFRIEANGFLKRMVRLIVGTLVQVGKQKITPVQFRDILAAGEKMRYVYSAPPCGLYLKEVKY
- a CDS encoding fumarylacetoacetate hydrolase family protein, with product MKILKFEADNKQVYYGVLEETVIKEIEGDIFAEYRVTDKTHSPEDIKWLPPTSPTKIVAVGLNYRDHAEEMDKALPEEPRIFLKPGTSAIGHGDNINYPGHMSSHVDYEGELAVVIKKKASGIKESEALDYVLGYTCLNDITARDLQARDIQFTRAKGFNTFAPFGPVIETEIDPGDLEISTYLNGERKQHSRTSNLLFNIPTLINFISSVMTLLPGDLISTGTPSGVGPIKSGDKVEVEIEGIGTLTNFVK